From a single Nostoc edaphicum CCNP1411 genomic region:
- a CDS encoding KGK domain-containing protein: protein MSDKYELGYPEDRAGLSDQDVVSNSGGLCFGTPDMAKLKTLTERIRSWAHGTGKYATAEFKWFTEEGFKCEVLPVKGGGWIKGRFRFRLEFVPDEPEVIQPTDPKSPLADLRSHLDV, encoded by the coding sequence ATGAGTGATAAATATGAGCTTGGCTACCCTGAAGATAGGGCTGGCTTGAGCGATCAAGATGTTGTGTCTAATTCTGGTGGTCTTTGTTTTGGAACCCCCGACATGGCTAAGTTAAAAACATTAACAGAACGTATTCGTTCTTGGGCACATGGGACGGGTAAGTATGCCACCGCTGAATTTAAATGGTTTACAGAAGAAGGGTTTAAGTGTGAGGTTTTGCCAGTTAAGGGTGGAGGCTGGATAAAAGGAAGATTCCGATTTCGACTTGAGTTTGTTCCTGATGAACCAGAGGTGATACAACCAACAGATCCAAAGTCGCCACTCGCTGACCTCCGATCGCACCTCGATGTCTAG
- a CDS encoding DUF3854 domain-containing protein yields the protein MINTTLSQQASEALNAEYQQANPRNRFQSFNEFKEFVETTFIDGSGIDPKLFKHCIEFHEDQEFDYGGEVTTPIHEALNWTFSRFTQQVKEPMYAAFFMNEDGTVWQAIVSVWDEDRQRPYKYMAPTDNGDRVYLPPVPPSTRKRIASRYAVEIPTDGSFWEWFETASIPRIIGEGGKKGLAMLTQGYVPLPLYGCSSGGREKLIPDLKRFNQESAIWLFALDRDSKEKTRHRVNAAKRSLGNVLDRDGFQTYREDIVWSSEDGKGVDDLMVNKGFGAFDSAYNRAIARLEKQFHPNSTSDSKEEKHKNPPPDQMAKKIAEDYRQLLAFDNETKQWRRYAADFDGVWSNESPEYVESIVYKILGNEGAYNFGPDYVTGVVKILRHELIERQWNQVSSRDFLPFLNGVAEVKTGDLLPHSPKYRLTWCLPRDYSAEGGSWENISAFLEHLAAGNADIKELLICYCNAVIKGRYDLQKFLHLIGLGGTGKGTFTRLLTELIGKQNVLVTNLPIWCTNQFEGANAFGKRLVIFPDEDPYRGTIGRFLSLTGEDQVRAEEKRKKSFNFDYEGMTLVVSNFPVFSGGSSSRAKRRTITVPCNNTVPEAKRQQLSTVFEPELAAFTNYLLSLSDDHVTAVLRGKKEIPECTLEFWNNQMKGDSVAAWINDKIIYDVNAVTPIGNDRNEGANGEQVHTLFGSYVRHCQASGDLPKSSKVFTPDLIELCHTILKWPVLKHHTKTGKFIKGLRLRTASDLEIPTYDYLLMERVTGGDSSGDSSGDGSGDGSGDGSGDGSGDGLEPLPDKEVTGGADVTSTYIEEKTDEADQALAADKPNTISSKKDFDFWLINPTLLSLHIATHLGDIICTAKPEATILDAAKNPTGYECSMTWIWPTGGQATIKVGLTQAGDFEEGAKKISKEWLEKQEPWQPQVNRNAMYGGEIVKIVGRWQGKWQVEFSSGRFQYVRANQLSKP from the coding sequence ATGATTAACACAACTCTCTCACAGCAAGCATCTGAGGCGCTAAATGCTGAATATCAGCAGGCTAATCCCAGAAACAGATTCCAATCCTTTAACGAGTTTAAAGAGTTCGTCGAAACCACCTTTATAGACGGTAGTGGCATAGATCCAAAGCTATTTAAACACTGCATCGAATTTCATGAAGACCAAGAATTTGACTATGGCGGTGAAGTAACTACCCCCATTCATGAGGCATTAAATTGGACGTTCAGCCGATTTACCCAACAAGTCAAAGAGCCAATGTACGCCGCTTTCTTCATGAACGAAGATGGTACAGTCTGGCAAGCCATCGTCTCAGTCTGGGACGAAGACAGACAGCGACCTTACAAATATATGGCTCCCACAGACAATGGCGATCGCGTTTATCTCCCTCCCGTTCCCCCATCTACCAGAAAACGCATTGCTTCCCGGTATGCGGTAGAAATACCCACAGATGGTAGTTTCTGGGAATGGTTTGAAACCGCTTCTATTCCCCGGATCATCGGCGAAGGGGGCAAAAAGGGATTAGCCATGCTGACTCAGGGATATGTCCCCCTCCCTCTCTACGGCTGTAGCAGCGGTGGCAGAGAAAAATTAATCCCCGACTTAAAGCGATTCAACCAGGAGAGTGCAATTTGGCTATTTGCCCTAGACCGTGACAGCAAAGAAAAAACCAGACATCGGGTTAACGCCGCCAAGCGAAGTCTAGGAAATGTCCTCGACAGGGATGGATTTCAGACCTACAGAGAAGATATTGTTTGGTCATCGGAAGATGGCAAAGGAGTAGACGACCTAATGGTTAACAAAGGATTTGGGGCTTTTGACTCAGCTTACAATCGAGCGATCGCTCGACTAGAGAAGCAATTTCACCCCAACAGTACATCTGACTCCAAGGAAGAGAAACACAAAAACCCGCCGCCTGACCAGATGGCGAAAAAAATAGCCGAAGATTACCGTCAACTACTGGCATTTGATAATGAAACCAAGCAATGGCGCAGATACGCGGCTGATTTCGATGGCGTTTGGTCTAATGAATCGCCGGAATACGTAGAATCAATCGTTTATAAGATCCTCGGCAATGAAGGCGCTTACAATTTTGGGCCTGATTATGTCACTGGTGTAGTAAAAATACTCCGCCACGAACTCATTGAACGACAGTGGAATCAAGTCTCATCCCGCGATTTTCTCCCTTTTCTCAACGGAGTCGCAGAAGTTAAGACAGGTGATTTATTACCACACTCACCGAAATATCGGCTGACTTGGTGTCTACCAAGGGATTATTCTGCCGAAGGTGGAAGCTGGGAAAATATCAGCGCATTCCTAGAACACCTTGCAGCTGGTAATGCTGATATTAAGGAATTGCTAATTTGTTACTGCAACGCTGTCATCAAGGGACGGTATGACTTACAGAAATTTCTTCACCTAATTGGATTGGGTGGAACAGGCAAGGGAACATTCACCAGATTGCTGACTGAATTGATTGGCAAGCAAAACGTTTTAGTAACCAATCTCCCCATCTGGTGTACCAACCAGTTCGAGGGAGCCAACGCTTTTGGTAAGCGGCTGGTCATCTTCCCCGACGAAGATCCTTACAGAGGAACCATAGGCAGATTCCTCAGCTTGACTGGTGAAGACCAGGTGAGGGCTGAGGAAAAAAGGAAGAAATCTTTCAACTTTGATTACGAGGGTATGACCTTAGTAGTCTCCAATTTCCCCGTTTTCAGTGGTGGCAGCAGCAGCCGTGCCAAGCGTCGAACCATCACCGTTCCATGCAACAACACAGTTCCCGAAGCGAAGCGTCAACAGTTATCTACGGTATTTGAGCCAGAATTAGCAGCGTTCACTAACTACTTGCTTTCACTCAGTGATGATCACGTCACCGCAGTGTTGAGGGGCAAGAAAGAAATCCCAGAATGTACGTTGGAATTCTGGAACAACCAGATGAAGGGCGATTCTGTCGCAGCCTGGATCAACGACAAAATTATTTATGATGTCAACGCTGTTACCCCAATCGGAAATGACAGAAACGAGGGAGCAAATGGTGAACAGGTTCATACCTTGTTTGGCTCTTATGTCCGCCATTGTCAGGCTTCCGGTGACTTGCCCAAGAGTAGTAAGGTTTTTACCCCCGATTTAATAGAACTTTGTCACACAATTCTGAAATGGCCAGTACTGAAACACCATACAAAAACTGGCAAGTTTATCAAAGGACTGCGGCTAAGGACTGCTTCAGATTTGGAAATTCCGACATACGATTACTTGCTCATGGAGCGGGTGACGGGTGGTGATTCTTCAGGTGATTCTTCAGGTGACGGGTCAGGTGACGGGTCAGGTGACGGGTCAGGTGACGGGTCAGGTGACGGGTTGGAACCCTTGCCAGACAAGGAGGTGACGGGTGGCGCTGACGTAACCTCAACTTATATAGAGGAAAAAACTGATGAAGCAGATCAGGCTTTAGCGGCTGATAAACCAAATACCATTAGTTCTAAAAAAGATTTCGATTTCTGGCTAATAAACCCAACACTTCTTAGCCTTCACATCGCCACCCACCTTGGAGACATAATCTGCACTGCCAAACCAGAGGCAACCATTTTGGATGCAGCTAAAAACCCTACTGGTTACGAATGCTCTATGACCTGGATTTGGCCTACTGGAGGGCAAGCCACTATTAAAGTAGGACTCACTCAAGCAGGTGATTTTGAGGAAGGTGCTAAGAAAATATCTAAAGAATGGCTTGAAAAACAGGAGCCGTGGCAACCTCAAGTAAATAGAAATGCTATGTACGGCGGGGAAATAGTGAAGATAGTTGGACGCTGGCAAGGAAAATGGCAAGTTGAATTCTCTTCTGGGCGATTCCAGTACGTAAGAGCAAACCAACTCAGCAAACCATGA
- a CDS encoding DUF2031 domain-containing protein — translation MEVKLIAYKRVLNLGNYENKHLELSAEVHEGDDFEAEISHLMEVVERKIREPKETDIVNRINSLETRSNNLRQEISYLQEKLGELKSKNDNLTEEEPIPDDIPFDIDTTKDF, via the coding sequence ATGGAAGTTAAACTTATTGCTTACAAACGAGTCTTAAATTTAGGAAATTACGAAAACAAGCACTTAGAACTCTCTGCTGAAGTTCATGAAGGAGATGATTTTGAAGCTGAGATTTCCCACTTGATGGAGGTAGTAGAGCGCAAAATTAGAGAACCAAAAGAAACTGACATTGTGAATCGGATTAACAGTTTGGAGACAAGATCCAACAATCTCAGGCAAGAAATTTCTTATCTTCAGGAGAAATTAGGAGAACTCAAAAGTAAAAATGACAATTTAACTGAGGAGGAGCCAATCCCGGATGATATCCCTTTTGACATTGATACTACTAAGGATTTTTGA